The DNA sequence TTGACGAAAATCGCCTTGCAGGCAAAACCGGTCGCGGCCAGAATTGCCAGCAGCAAGCCGGTCAGATAGTCAGATTGATTCATCAGTTATTTTGCTTCTGGCAGCAGCTTTAACAGATCGCGGATGTCCTGCAGCATCAGGTGTGGCAGCGTGTGTAATGTACGCCAGTCCTGTCCCTGTGCGTTAACCCAGGCAGCCTGATAGCCGTTTCTTATCGCCCCGAATACATCGGTAGTGACGTCATCACCGACATGCAGGATCTGCTGCGGTTTTAATTTAAGCTGGGCGGCCATCATGCGGAACATATCCGGTGCCGGTTTCATCTTCCGGCCATTACCCGCTTTCAGCACATGCTTAAAGTGACCATCCAGTCCGATCCGTTCCAGCAGGACGTTCCCGTTGGTGATCACCACCAGTGGGAAATGGCGGCTGAGCTGCTTCAGCACTTCAATAGATGCGTCAGGTACGGTGACCCGGGAGCGCACTTCGAGAAATTCGGCAAAACAGCGTTTGGCTTCAGCCTGTGCTTCTTCGATTGGCATACCGCCCCGTTGCAGACCGACTTCCAGCATCATCAGACGACAGCGGCTGACATCATCGTGCAGTGACGGATCGGCTTTCTGCAGTTCATGTTTTAACTGCAGCCACCATGCCCGGTCGTACATGGCACTGGCGAGATACTGGTCGCGCATATGCTCCACCATCCACTGCTCAGCATTTTCTATTACCGGACGGTTGTCGTAGAGCGTGTCATCAAGATCAAAGCTGATGGCGCGAATGTCCTGTAAACGACGGAAAAACTGCATGGCGGGCTCCGGAGATGAATATCAATCTATGGTAACCCCATTTGCGACCGGCAGACTATCTGCTTCTCAGGTCGGGGCGGAATTGTTTGCCGCGATACCCCGTTCCGGTCCGATGATCTTACAGAAGCGCTGCACGATATGCTGGGCCTGCCGGACAATGGCTTCGCAGTGATCCAAGCCCGGACCGGTACGCCACGAGGCGGCCTGCGTCAGCATTGACAGCGAACCCGGCTGAGTGTTGTCTATGTTCAGGATGATCAGCGAGCCGTTCGCCAGTTGTTCACGTACCAGCGCCGGCGGGATCACTCCGATACCGAATCCATCTTCGATCAGCCGGATCATGGCCGCGAAGGAGTTTACACAGCTGACCCGGGGGGAGGTGATGCCATTCACATGCAGCAGACTCAGAATATCCTGATGCGGACGAGAGTTGGCGACAAAGGTGATGAGCCGCTCTTTTGCCAGCTCCTGCAGTGACGTGAACTGACGGTTATAGGGAGAGTTGGCTGCCACAATCCAGCGCATCGGATAGCGGGCCAGTTCCAGATTACGAATAGACTCCAAACGAATCTGGTCGGCCTGAAACGCGATATCCAGATAGCCTTTCTGTAGCTGGTTTGCCAGCCCGCGCGCGCCGTCAACGCTGATTTCCACTTCCAGATGCGGATAATGCTCGGTGATCCAGGATATCAATTCGATAAACCAGGTATGTACGACGGAATCGATCGCACCGATACGGACTTTGCCTTCATAGCCGTTGGCCTGACTGAGTGACATGCGCAGGGCATGAGCTTTGCCGACTATCTGCTCGGCATATTCCCGCACCTTTTCACCATCCGGTGTCAGGCGTACCCCTTTGCTGTCACGCACGAACAGTTTGACGTCCAGTTCTTCTTCCAGGACGGCTATCCGGTTGGAAATAGAAGCCTGGGTAGTGAACAATTTTTCCGCAGTCAGACGGAAGCTATTCAGTCGGGCAACCCACAAAAATGTTTCCAGAAAACGAACGTTCACATTAACCCCTTGAAACGCCGATGCTTATACCGCCTGCCTTCAGACGAGTGCTGCATAATTTGCGCCAAATCTGGTGAAAAGTTTTTCTTATCACTGGCTATGAAAATTAGTCGTTAGACAGTTTTCTACTTTGTTACGGATAATTATAAAAAACACCGCCAATCTCAGTATTCGCAGAGTTTTTCACCATGAAAATATACTTTCATGGTTCGGGCTATGTATTCCCGCTAAGAACCAGAGAACAATCATGAGCAGTGACAGTAGTAGCAGCGCATACTATAAAGATACGTTAACCATTCAACAACCGCCGATCATTCAGCAAAAAGCATTAAGCCGCCGCGAGAAATGGATCCCCGTGATTTATGCGTGCCTGC is a window from the Tolumonas auensis DSM 9187 genome containing:
- a CDS encoding LysR family transcriptional regulator, producing MNVRFLETFLWVARLNSFRLTAEKLFTTQASISNRIAVLEEELDVKLFVRDSKGVRLTPDGEKVREYAEQIVGKAHALRMSLSQANGYEGKVRIGAIDSVVHTWFIELISWITEHYPHLEVEISVDGARGLANQLQKGYLDIAFQADQIRLESIRNLELARYPMRWIVAANSPYNRQFTSLQELAKERLITFVANSRPHQDILSLLHVNGITSPRVSCVNSFAAMIRLIEDGFGIGVIPPALVREQLANGSLIILNIDNTQPGSLSMLTQAASWRTGPGLDHCEAIVRQAQHIVQRFCKIIGPERGIAANNSAPT
- a CDS encoding HAD-IA family hydrolase, coding for MQFFRRLQDIRAISFDLDDTLYDNRPVIENAEQWMVEHMRDQYLASAMYDRAWWLQLKHELQKADPSLHDDVSRCRLMMLEVGLQRGGMPIEEAQAEAKRCFAEFLEVRSRVTVPDASIEVLKQLSRHFPLVVITNGNVLLERIGLDGHFKHVLKAGNGRKMKPAPDMFRMMAAQLKLKPQQILHVGDDVTTDVFGAIRNGYQAAWVNAQGQDWRTLHTLPHLMLQDIRDLLKLLPEAK